A stretch of the Osmerus eperlanus chromosome 10, fOsmEpe2.1, whole genome shotgun sequence genome encodes the following:
- the tle3b gene encoding transducin-like enhancer protein 3-B isoform X5, giving the protein MYPQGRHPAPHQPGQPGFKFTVAESCDRIKDEFQFLQAQYHSLKVEYDKLANEKTEMQRHYVMYYEMSYGLNIEMHKQTEIAKRLNAILAQIMPFLSQEHQQQVAQAVERAKQVTMTELNAIIGQQHAVYPALMQQQLQAQHLSHAAHGPPIQLPPHPSGLQPPGIPPVPGAGAGLLALGALGSQAHLPVKDEKNHHDLEHRERESSTNNSVSPSDSLRAASEKHRGSSDYSMDSKKRKVEEKDSMSRYDSDGDKSDDLVVDVSNEDPATPRASPVHSPPENGLDKSRTLKKDTPNSPASVASSGSTPSSKAKDHAHNDKSSTPGLKSNTPTPRNDVPTPGTSTTPGLRPIMGKPPGMEALTAPALRTPLTIAGSYATPFAMMGHHEMNGSLTSPGVYAGLHISPQMSAAAAAAYGRGPMAGFDPHPHMRAPGLPASLTSISGGKPAYSFHVSADGQMQPVPFPPDALIGPGIPRHARQINTLSHGEVVCAVTISNPTRHVYTGGKGCVKIWDISQPGSKSPVSQLDCLNRDNYIRSCKLLPDGRTLIVGGEASTLTIWDLASQTPRIKAELTSSAPACYALAISPDAKVCFSCCSDGNIAVWDLHNQTLVRQFQGHTDGASCIDISHDGTKLWTGGLDNTVRSWDLREGRQLQQHDFTSQIFSLGYCPTGEWLAVGMESSNVEVLHHTKPDKYQLHLHESCVLSLKFAYCGKWFVSTGKDNLLNAWRTPYGASIFQSKESSSVLSCDISADDKYIVTGSGDKKATVYEVIY; this is encoded by the exons ATGTATCCACAGGGCCGGCATCCG GCACCTCATCAACCGGGGCAGCCTGGATTCAAGTTTACCGTGGCAGAGTCATGCGACAGGATCAAAGACGAGTTTCAGTTCCTTCAAGCTCAATACCACAG TTTAAAAGTGGAGTATGACAAACTGGCCAATGAGAAGACGGAGATGCAGCGTCACTATGTCATG tacTACGAGATGTCCTATGGGCTTAACATTGAGATGCACAAACAG ACTGAGATTGCAAAGCGGCTTAATGCGATACTCGCCCAGATCATGCCTTTCTTGTCACAAGAG CACCAACAGCAGGTGGCCCAAGCTGTTGAGCGTGCCAAGCAGGTGACTATGACCGAGCTGAATGCCATCATCGGG CAGCAACATGCTGTCTACCCAGCCTTGATG cagcagcagctccaggcCCAGCACCTCTCTCACGCTGCCCACGGCCCTCCCATCCAGCTGCCACCCCACCCTTCGGGTCTCCAGCCCCCGGGCATTCCCCCAGTACCAGGAGCAGGCGCAGGCCTGCTGGCACTCGGTGCCCTGGGCAGCCAGGCCCACCTCCCTGTGAAGGACGAGAAGAACCACCACGACCTGGAGCACAGAG AGCGGGAGTCAAGCACG aATAACTCGGTGTCGCCGTCAGACAGCCTGCGGGCGGCCAGCGAGAAGCACCGGGGCTCCTCAGACTACAGCATGGACTCCAAGAAacgcaaggtggaggagaaggacagcATGAGCCGATAC GACAGTGACGGGGACAAGAGTGATGACCTGGTCGTGGATGTATCCAATGAG GACCCTGCCACACCTAGAGCCAGCCCTGTCCACTCCCCCCCAGAGAACGGCCTTGACAAATCGCGGACCCTGAAAAAGGACACGCCCAACAGCCCCGCCTCTGTGGCCTCCTCTGggagcacaccctcctccaAAGCCAAGGATCATGCCCAC AATGATAAGTCGTCGACACCGGGCCTGAAGTCCAACACGCCCACGCCCAGGAACGATGTCCCCACGCCAGGCACCAGCACCACTCCAGGACTCCGGCCCATCATGGGGAAACCCCCAGGCATGGAGGCACTga ctgctCCCGCCCTGCGCACCCCTTTGACCATCGCCGGCTCCTACGCCACGCCCTTTGCAATGATGGGCCACCATGAGATGAACGGCTCCCTCACCAGCCCGGGTGTCTACGCTGGCCTCCATATCTCCCCCCAGATGAGCGCAGCAGCCGCAGCCGCTTACGGGCGCGGGCCCATG GCGGGCTTTGATCCTCACCCTCACATGAGAGCCCCgggcctgccagccagcctcacATCCATCTCTGGAGGAAAACC GGCTTATTCTTTTCACGTGAGCGCGGATGGTCAGATGCAGCCGGTGCCCTTTCCACCAGACGCGCTGATTGGACCGGGGATCCCCCGGCACGCCCGCCAAATCAACACGCTGAGCCATGGCGAGGTGGTGTGTGCCGTCACCATCAGTAACCCCACACGCCATGTCTACACTGGCGGCAAGGGCTGCGTCAAGATCTGGGACATCAGTCAGCCGGGCAGCAAGAGCCCTGTGTCTCAGCTGGACTGTCTG AATCGTGACAATTATATCCGCTCCTGCAAGCTACTGCCGGATGGTCGCACCCTCATCGTGGGCGGTGAGGCCAGCACGCTGACCATCTGGGACCTGGCCTCCCAGACACCACGCATCAAGGCAGAGCTCACCTCCTCTGCCCCGGCCTGCTACGCCCTGGCCATCAGCCCCGACGCCAAGGTCTGCTTCTCCTGCTGCTCCGATGGCAACATCGCCGTCTGGGACCTGCATAACCAGACGCTGGTTAG GCAGTTCCAGGGCCACACAGATGGCGCCAGCTGCATTGATATCTCCCACGACGGCACCAAGCTGTGGACTGGGGGGCTGGACAACACTGTGCGCTCCTGGGACCTCCGGGAGGGCCGGCAGCTACAGCAGCACGACTTCAcctcccag aTCTTTTCGCTAGGTTACTGTCCCACTGGTGAGTGGCTGGCAGTGGGCATGGAGAGCAGCAATGTGGAGGTGCTCCACCACACCAAGCCTGACAAGTACCAGCTGCACCTGCACGAGAGCTGCGTCCTCTCGCTCAAGTTCGCCTACTGTG GTAAATGGTTTGTGAGCACGGGCAAGGACAACCTCCTCAATGCCTGGAGGACTCCCTACGGCGCCAGCATATTCCAG TCGAAAGAGTCATCTTCTGTCCTGAGCTGCGACATCTCAGCAGATGACAAGTATATAGTGACGGGCTCCGGAGACAAGAAGGCCACCGTCTACGAGGTCATCTACTAA
- the tle3b gene encoding transducin-like enhancer protein 3-B isoform X6, giving the protein MYPQGRHPAPHQPGQPGFKFTVAESCDRIKDEFQFLQAQYHSLKVEYDKLANEKTEMQRHYVMYYEMSYGLNIEMHKQTEIAKRLNAILAQIMPFLSQEHQQQVAQAVERAKQVTMTELNAIIGVRGLPNLPLTQQLQAQHLSHAAHGPPIQLPPHPSGLQPPGIPPVPGAGAGLLALGALGSQAHLPVKDEKNHHDLEHRERESSTNNSVSPSDSLRAASEKHRGSSDYSMDSKKRKVEEKDSMSRYDSDGDKSDDLVVDVSNEDPATPRASPVHSPPENGLDKSRTLKKDTPNSPASVASSGSTPSSKAKDHAHNDKSSTPGLKSNTPTPRNDVPTPGTSTTPGLRPIMGKPPGMEALTAPALRTPLTIAGSYATPFAMMGHHEMNGSLTSPGVYAGLHISPQMSAAAAAAYGRGPMAGFDPHPHMRAPGLPASLTSISGGKPAYSFHVSADGQMQPVPFPPDALIGPGIPRHARQINTLSHGEVVCAVTISNPTRHVYTGGKGCVKIWDISQPGSKSPVSQLDCLNRDNYIRSCKLLPDGRTLIVGGEASTLTIWDLASQTPRIKAELTSSAPACYALAISPDAKVCFSCCSDGNIAVWDLHNQTLVRQFQGHTDGASCIDISHDGTKLWTGGLDNTVRSWDLREGRQLQQHDFTSQIFSLGYCPTGEWLAVGMESSNVEVLHHTKPDKYQLHLHESCVLSLKFAYCGKWFVSTGKDNLLNAWRTPYGASIFQSKESSSVLSCDISADDKYIVTGSGDKKATVYEVIY; this is encoded by the exons ATGTATCCACAGGGCCGGCATCCG GCACCTCATCAACCGGGGCAGCCTGGATTCAAGTTTACCGTGGCAGAGTCATGCGACAGGATCAAAGACGAGTTTCAGTTCCTTCAAGCTCAATACCACAG TTTAAAAGTGGAGTATGACAAACTGGCCAATGAGAAGACGGAGATGCAGCGTCACTATGTCATG tacTACGAGATGTCCTATGGGCTTAACATTGAGATGCACAAACAG ACTGAGATTGCAAAGCGGCTTAATGCGATACTCGCCCAGATCATGCCTTTCTTGTCACAAGAG CACCAACAGCAGGTGGCCCAAGCTGTTGAGCGTGCCAAGCAGGTGACTATGACCGAGCTGAATGCCATCATCGGGGTACGTGGACTTCCAAATCTGCCCCTCACC cagcagctccaggcCCAGCACCTCTCTCACGCTGCCCACGGCCCTCCCATCCAGCTGCCACCCCACCCTTCGGGTCTCCAGCCCCCGGGCATTCCCCCAGTACCAGGAGCAGGCGCAGGCCTGCTGGCACTCGGTGCCCTGGGCAGCCAGGCCCACCTCCCTGTGAAGGACGAGAAGAACCACCACGACCTGGAGCACAGAG AGCGGGAGTCAAGCACG aATAACTCGGTGTCGCCGTCAGACAGCCTGCGGGCGGCCAGCGAGAAGCACCGGGGCTCCTCAGACTACAGCATGGACTCCAAGAAacgcaaggtggaggagaaggacagcATGAGCCGATAC GACAGTGACGGGGACAAGAGTGATGACCTGGTCGTGGATGTATCCAATGAG GACCCTGCCACACCTAGAGCCAGCCCTGTCCACTCCCCCCCAGAGAACGGCCTTGACAAATCGCGGACCCTGAAAAAGGACACGCCCAACAGCCCCGCCTCTGTGGCCTCCTCTGggagcacaccctcctccaAAGCCAAGGATCATGCCCAC AATGATAAGTCGTCGACACCGGGCCTGAAGTCCAACACGCCCACGCCCAGGAACGATGTCCCCACGCCAGGCACCAGCACCACTCCAGGACTCCGGCCCATCATGGGGAAACCCCCAGGCATGGAGGCACTga ctgctCCCGCCCTGCGCACCCCTTTGACCATCGCCGGCTCCTACGCCACGCCCTTTGCAATGATGGGCCACCATGAGATGAACGGCTCCCTCACCAGCCCGGGTGTCTACGCTGGCCTCCATATCTCCCCCCAGATGAGCGCAGCAGCCGCAGCCGCTTACGGGCGCGGGCCCATG GCGGGCTTTGATCCTCACCCTCACATGAGAGCCCCgggcctgccagccagcctcacATCCATCTCTGGAGGAAAACC GGCTTATTCTTTTCACGTGAGCGCGGATGGTCAGATGCAGCCGGTGCCCTTTCCACCAGACGCGCTGATTGGACCGGGGATCCCCCGGCACGCCCGCCAAATCAACACGCTGAGCCATGGCGAGGTGGTGTGTGCCGTCACCATCAGTAACCCCACACGCCATGTCTACACTGGCGGCAAGGGCTGCGTCAAGATCTGGGACATCAGTCAGCCGGGCAGCAAGAGCCCTGTGTCTCAGCTGGACTGTCTG AATCGTGACAATTATATCCGCTCCTGCAAGCTACTGCCGGATGGTCGCACCCTCATCGTGGGCGGTGAGGCCAGCACGCTGACCATCTGGGACCTGGCCTCCCAGACACCACGCATCAAGGCAGAGCTCACCTCCTCTGCCCCGGCCTGCTACGCCCTGGCCATCAGCCCCGACGCCAAGGTCTGCTTCTCCTGCTGCTCCGATGGCAACATCGCCGTCTGGGACCTGCATAACCAGACGCTGGTTAG GCAGTTCCAGGGCCACACAGATGGCGCCAGCTGCATTGATATCTCCCACGACGGCACCAAGCTGTGGACTGGGGGGCTGGACAACACTGTGCGCTCCTGGGACCTCCGGGAGGGCCGGCAGCTACAGCAGCACGACTTCAcctcccag aTCTTTTCGCTAGGTTACTGTCCCACTGGTGAGTGGCTGGCAGTGGGCATGGAGAGCAGCAATGTGGAGGTGCTCCACCACACCAAGCCTGACAAGTACCAGCTGCACCTGCACGAGAGCTGCGTCCTCTCGCTCAAGTTCGCCTACTGTG GTAAATGGTTTGTGAGCACGGGCAAGGACAACCTCCTCAATGCCTGGAGGACTCCCTACGGCGCCAGCATATTCCAG TCGAAAGAGTCATCTTCTGTCCTGAGCTGCGACATCTCAGCAGATGACAAGTATATAGTGACGGGCTCCGGAGACAAGAAGGCCACCGTCTACGAGGTCATCTACTAA
- the tle3b gene encoding transducin-like enhancer protein 3-B isoform X8 has translation MYPQGRHPAPHQPGQPGFKFTVAESCDRIKDEFQFLQAQYHSLKVEYDKLANEKTEMQRHYVMYYEMSYGLNIEMHKQTEIAKRLNAILAQIMPFLSQEHQQQVAQAVERAKQVTMTELNAIIGQQQLQAQHLSHAAHGPPIQLPPHPSGLQPPGIPPVPGAGAGLLALGALGSQAHLPVKDEKNHHDLEHRERESSTNNSVSPSDSLRAASEKHRGSSDYSMDSKKRKVEEKDSMSRYDSDGDKSDDLVVDVSNEDPATPRASPVHSPPENGLDKSRTLKKDTPNSPASVASSGSTPSSKAKDHAHNDKSSTPGLKSNTPTPRNDVPTPGTSTTPGLRPIMGKPPGMEALTAPALRTPLTIAGSYATPFAMMGHHEMNGSLTSPGVYAGLHISPQMSAAAAAAYGRGPMAGFDPHPHMRAPGLPASLTSISGGKPAYSFHVSADGQMQPVPFPPDALIGPGIPRHARQINTLSHGEVVCAVTISNPTRHVYTGGKGCVKIWDISQPGSKSPVSQLDCLNRDNYIRSCKLLPDGRTLIVGGEASTLTIWDLASQTPRIKAELTSSAPACYALAISPDAKVCFSCCSDGNIAVWDLHNQTLVRQFQGHTDGASCIDISHDGTKLWTGGLDNTVRSWDLREGRQLQQHDFTSQIFSLGYCPTGEWLAVGMESSNVEVLHHTKPDKYQLHLHESCVLSLKFAYCGKWFVSTGKDNLLNAWRTPYGASIFQSKESSSVLSCDISADDKYIVTGSGDKKATVYEVIY, from the exons ATGTATCCACAGGGCCGGCATCCG GCACCTCATCAACCGGGGCAGCCTGGATTCAAGTTTACCGTGGCAGAGTCATGCGACAGGATCAAAGACGAGTTTCAGTTCCTTCAAGCTCAATACCACAG TTTAAAAGTGGAGTATGACAAACTGGCCAATGAGAAGACGGAGATGCAGCGTCACTATGTCATG tacTACGAGATGTCCTATGGGCTTAACATTGAGATGCACAAACAG ACTGAGATTGCAAAGCGGCTTAATGCGATACTCGCCCAGATCATGCCTTTCTTGTCACAAGAG CACCAACAGCAGGTGGCCCAAGCTGTTGAGCGTGCCAAGCAGGTGACTATGACCGAGCTGAATGCCATCATCGGG cagcagcagctccaggcCCAGCACCTCTCTCACGCTGCCCACGGCCCTCCCATCCAGCTGCCACCCCACCCTTCGGGTCTCCAGCCCCCGGGCATTCCCCCAGTACCAGGAGCAGGCGCAGGCCTGCTGGCACTCGGTGCCCTGGGCAGCCAGGCCCACCTCCCTGTGAAGGACGAGAAGAACCACCACGACCTGGAGCACAGAG AGCGGGAGTCAAGCACG aATAACTCGGTGTCGCCGTCAGACAGCCTGCGGGCGGCCAGCGAGAAGCACCGGGGCTCCTCAGACTACAGCATGGACTCCAAGAAacgcaaggtggaggagaaggacagcATGAGCCGATAC GACAGTGACGGGGACAAGAGTGATGACCTGGTCGTGGATGTATCCAATGAG GACCCTGCCACACCTAGAGCCAGCCCTGTCCACTCCCCCCCAGAGAACGGCCTTGACAAATCGCGGACCCTGAAAAAGGACACGCCCAACAGCCCCGCCTCTGTGGCCTCCTCTGggagcacaccctcctccaAAGCCAAGGATCATGCCCAC AATGATAAGTCGTCGACACCGGGCCTGAAGTCCAACACGCCCACGCCCAGGAACGATGTCCCCACGCCAGGCACCAGCACCACTCCAGGACTCCGGCCCATCATGGGGAAACCCCCAGGCATGGAGGCACTga ctgctCCCGCCCTGCGCACCCCTTTGACCATCGCCGGCTCCTACGCCACGCCCTTTGCAATGATGGGCCACCATGAGATGAACGGCTCCCTCACCAGCCCGGGTGTCTACGCTGGCCTCCATATCTCCCCCCAGATGAGCGCAGCAGCCGCAGCCGCTTACGGGCGCGGGCCCATG GCGGGCTTTGATCCTCACCCTCACATGAGAGCCCCgggcctgccagccagcctcacATCCATCTCTGGAGGAAAACC GGCTTATTCTTTTCACGTGAGCGCGGATGGTCAGATGCAGCCGGTGCCCTTTCCACCAGACGCGCTGATTGGACCGGGGATCCCCCGGCACGCCCGCCAAATCAACACGCTGAGCCATGGCGAGGTGGTGTGTGCCGTCACCATCAGTAACCCCACACGCCATGTCTACACTGGCGGCAAGGGCTGCGTCAAGATCTGGGACATCAGTCAGCCGGGCAGCAAGAGCCCTGTGTCTCAGCTGGACTGTCTG AATCGTGACAATTATATCCGCTCCTGCAAGCTACTGCCGGATGGTCGCACCCTCATCGTGGGCGGTGAGGCCAGCACGCTGACCATCTGGGACCTGGCCTCCCAGACACCACGCATCAAGGCAGAGCTCACCTCCTCTGCCCCGGCCTGCTACGCCCTGGCCATCAGCCCCGACGCCAAGGTCTGCTTCTCCTGCTGCTCCGATGGCAACATCGCCGTCTGGGACCTGCATAACCAGACGCTGGTTAG GCAGTTCCAGGGCCACACAGATGGCGCCAGCTGCATTGATATCTCCCACGACGGCACCAAGCTGTGGACTGGGGGGCTGGACAACACTGTGCGCTCCTGGGACCTCCGGGAGGGCCGGCAGCTACAGCAGCACGACTTCAcctcccag aTCTTTTCGCTAGGTTACTGTCCCACTGGTGAGTGGCTGGCAGTGGGCATGGAGAGCAGCAATGTGGAGGTGCTCCACCACACCAAGCCTGACAAGTACCAGCTGCACCTGCACGAGAGCTGCGTCCTCTCGCTCAAGTTCGCCTACTGTG GTAAATGGTTTGTGAGCACGGGCAAGGACAACCTCCTCAATGCCTGGAGGACTCCCTACGGCGCCAGCATATTCCAG TCGAAAGAGTCATCTTCTGTCCTGAGCTGCGACATCTCAGCAGATGACAAGTATATAGTGACGGGCTCCGGAGACAAGAAGGCCACCGTCTACGAGGTCATCTACTAA
- the tle3b gene encoding transducin-like enhancer protein 3-B isoform X7, translated as MYPQGRHPAPHQPGQPGFKFTVAESCDRIKDEFQFLQAQYHSLKVEYDKLANEKTEMQRHYVMYYEMSYGLNIEMHKQTEIAKRLNAILAQIMPFLSQEHQQQVAQAVERAKQVTMTELNAIIGQQHAVYPALMQQLQAQHLSHAAHGPPIQLPPHPSGLQPPGIPPVPGAGAGLLALGALGSQAHLPVKDEKNHHDLEHRERESSTNNSVSPSDSLRAASEKHRGSSDYSMDSKKRKVEEKDSMSRYDSDGDKSDDLVVDVSNEDPATPRASPVHSPPENGLDKSRTLKKDTPNSPASVASSGSTPSSKAKDHAHNDKSSTPGLKSNTPTPRNDVPTPGTSTTPGLRPIMGKPPGMEALTAPALRTPLTIAGSYATPFAMMGHHEMNGSLTSPGVYAGLHISPQMSAAAAAAYGRGPMAGFDPHPHMRAPGLPASLTSISGGKPAYSFHVSADGQMQPVPFPPDALIGPGIPRHARQINTLSHGEVVCAVTISNPTRHVYTGGKGCVKIWDISQPGSKSPVSQLDCLNRDNYIRSCKLLPDGRTLIVGGEASTLTIWDLASQTPRIKAELTSSAPACYALAISPDAKVCFSCCSDGNIAVWDLHNQTLVRQFQGHTDGASCIDISHDGTKLWTGGLDNTVRSWDLREGRQLQQHDFTSQIFSLGYCPTGEWLAVGMESSNVEVLHHTKPDKYQLHLHESCVLSLKFAYCGKWFVSTGKDNLLNAWRTPYGASIFQSKESSSVLSCDISADDKYIVTGSGDKKATVYEVIY; from the exons ATGTATCCACAGGGCCGGCATCCG GCACCTCATCAACCGGGGCAGCCTGGATTCAAGTTTACCGTGGCAGAGTCATGCGACAGGATCAAAGACGAGTTTCAGTTCCTTCAAGCTCAATACCACAG TTTAAAAGTGGAGTATGACAAACTGGCCAATGAGAAGACGGAGATGCAGCGTCACTATGTCATG tacTACGAGATGTCCTATGGGCTTAACATTGAGATGCACAAACAG ACTGAGATTGCAAAGCGGCTTAATGCGATACTCGCCCAGATCATGCCTTTCTTGTCACAAGAG CACCAACAGCAGGTGGCCCAAGCTGTTGAGCGTGCCAAGCAGGTGACTATGACCGAGCTGAATGCCATCATCGGG CAGCAACATGCTGTCTACCCAGCCTTGATG cagcagctccaggcCCAGCACCTCTCTCACGCTGCCCACGGCCCTCCCATCCAGCTGCCACCCCACCCTTCGGGTCTCCAGCCCCCGGGCATTCCCCCAGTACCAGGAGCAGGCGCAGGCCTGCTGGCACTCGGTGCCCTGGGCAGCCAGGCCCACCTCCCTGTGAAGGACGAGAAGAACCACCACGACCTGGAGCACAGAG AGCGGGAGTCAAGCACG aATAACTCGGTGTCGCCGTCAGACAGCCTGCGGGCGGCCAGCGAGAAGCACCGGGGCTCCTCAGACTACAGCATGGACTCCAAGAAacgcaaggtggaggagaaggacagcATGAGCCGATAC GACAGTGACGGGGACAAGAGTGATGACCTGGTCGTGGATGTATCCAATGAG GACCCTGCCACACCTAGAGCCAGCCCTGTCCACTCCCCCCCAGAGAACGGCCTTGACAAATCGCGGACCCTGAAAAAGGACACGCCCAACAGCCCCGCCTCTGTGGCCTCCTCTGggagcacaccctcctccaAAGCCAAGGATCATGCCCAC AATGATAAGTCGTCGACACCGGGCCTGAAGTCCAACACGCCCACGCCCAGGAACGATGTCCCCACGCCAGGCACCAGCACCACTCCAGGACTCCGGCCCATCATGGGGAAACCCCCAGGCATGGAGGCACTga ctgctCCCGCCCTGCGCACCCCTTTGACCATCGCCGGCTCCTACGCCACGCCCTTTGCAATGATGGGCCACCATGAGATGAACGGCTCCCTCACCAGCCCGGGTGTCTACGCTGGCCTCCATATCTCCCCCCAGATGAGCGCAGCAGCCGCAGCCGCTTACGGGCGCGGGCCCATG GCGGGCTTTGATCCTCACCCTCACATGAGAGCCCCgggcctgccagccagcctcacATCCATCTCTGGAGGAAAACC GGCTTATTCTTTTCACGTGAGCGCGGATGGTCAGATGCAGCCGGTGCCCTTTCCACCAGACGCGCTGATTGGACCGGGGATCCCCCGGCACGCCCGCCAAATCAACACGCTGAGCCATGGCGAGGTGGTGTGTGCCGTCACCATCAGTAACCCCACACGCCATGTCTACACTGGCGGCAAGGGCTGCGTCAAGATCTGGGACATCAGTCAGCCGGGCAGCAAGAGCCCTGTGTCTCAGCTGGACTGTCTG AATCGTGACAATTATATCCGCTCCTGCAAGCTACTGCCGGATGGTCGCACCCTCATCGTGGGCGGTGAGGCCAGCACGCTGACCATCTGGGACCTGGCCTCCCAGACACCACGCATCAAGGCAGAGCTCACCTCCTCTGCCCCGGCCTGCTACGCCCTGGCCATCAGCCCCGACGCCAAGGTCTGCTTCTCCTGCTGCTCCGATGGCAACATCGCCGTCTGGGACCTGCATAACCAGACGCTGGTTAG GCAGTTCCAGGGCCACACAGATGGCGCCAGCTGCATTGATATCTCCCACGACGGCACCAAGCTGTGGACTGGGGGGCTGGACAACACTGTGCGCTCCTGGGACCTCCGGGAGGGCCGGCAGCTACAGCAGCACGACTTCAcctcccag aTCTTTTCGCTAGGTTACTGTCCCACTGGTGAGTGGCTGGCAGTGGGCATGGAGAGCAGCAATGTGGAGGTGCTCCACCACACCAAGCCTGACAAGTACCAGCTGCACCTGCACGAGAGCTGCGTCCTCTCGCTCAAGTTCGCCTACTGTG GTAAATGGTTTGTGAGCACGGGCAAGGACAACCTCCTCAATGCCTGGAGGACTCCCTACGGCGCCAGCATATTCCAG TCGAAAGAGTCATCTTCTGTCCTGAGCTGCGACATCTCAGCAGATGACAAGTATATAGTGACGGGCTCCGGAGACAAGAAGGCCACCGTCTACGAGGTCATCTACTAA